From Epinephelus lanceolatus isolate andai-2023 chromosome 23, ASM4190304v1, whole genome shotgun sequence:
GTCCTTTACCTCAAGGTCAGCATTGTAGAGTTtggggtgtctgtgtgtgtatacatataagTATGGTGTCCAGGAAAAATTGGTTTAAGATAACATTGTGCCAGGGTGGGTACTGGTATGCAATCGGCCACTGGGACATTACTAGGTGCTTTGATGACACGCTCaatcacaaagacacacacacacacaaacgcacacacatatgcatacaATTTGTAATAGCTCTCAAAGCACAAGACAAGCCCAAAAATAGTGTGCCTCTTGTCTCCTTGAAAacagctctctctgtctcacacacaaacagaaaaccatATGTGGATTGCCCAAGGGCCCATACTGTAAATCCTTCATCCTGGCAATGGCAGAGGCAATGACATTATCATTAGATCTATCATTCGCCTGTGCGCTCCTAAACTCCGATTGTCATTGCTGCTATACAGTACTGCAGGCCATTCACCCGAATGGAACCactgacacgcacacacatgcaaacagacACAGGCTGCTGACCTACATGTGACTGGCCGCAGCCCAGATTCGCCGGCACTCACCCCAGGGGATGGGTTCTGCAATGTTTGTATATACCCCTCGAACATGCTGCCTGACTGGCGGACACCAAAGTAGGTCTCGCAGTAGCCCCAAACTGCACCCACTGCCCTCCTGGCCTGGTGCAGGGGGTGGCTCCATAGAGCCTTGGGTGAAGCAGGGAGGACTGGGTCTCACAGCAGGGACACAGGGGGGGCTGGCATAACAGCGTGAAGGTCCCACATATGTGACAGCTCGTCAGGCCATCACTGGTCATCGAGCCCTAGAGGAACGGCCTGACAACACTCTTCTTGTCAAGATAATATATAGatcatggactgtataaaataatggacgttgCCACTGAAACATCAGCAACTTTTTTTAGTTATGGACTCCCAGTTGACGCCTTGAGTTAGGCACCTTGGttttttggaaccaaaagtgacTATAATTGGACGAGAGGGTAGAGCTATGGATGAGCAatgggtggatctgactcagactGCAGTAATATCCGCAGACAAGCTGTCACTCAAGCCGCCCCACCCCTAAATACACGTAACCCTTACCCTTAATAAAATCTAATTGGCGGAGtttgctcactgtttttgcGTCGAGTTTCTGCGCTTTAAGCACACCGCGTTTTTGCcagagtgctctgaactcctcgaggtGAAAAAGCTCctgtggaggagaaactggtggtagaggttgctggatacccagagctatacggccagacaatagacagcaggttgtcaaaccgCCCCCGAGTcctcctaaaatatgcctggaaacagccatcatggaggtgaagctcctggaccaactggtggtactccccatgatccaccctcttttttagagtctcatgtacccacacagatcttcTTGTTGGGGGTCTaaggggattgacttgcttttggagccagcctcaagtggccattcaaggtactgcaggttgctgcttggtatttactgacataacCTAAACCTTGAAAAATACTCCAAAATTAAACAATTTAGCCAGTTTTACAAATTCATCATCACACTGAACCTCCACATCAGATTTGACTTGGAATCcaggtatttaaaaaaaaaaaaaaaaaaaaaaaaaccacactaGACTGGCAAAGGCTTTTCTGGCTTACCTCTTCGCCAATGTCAGGAGCACCATGCGAGTTgcacacatacccacacacactcactcacacacatgctagACCTTGAGAAAACCTTGCTGTGATCACAGAGTTTGGCTGACCATCAAGCAGTGCTGGCCATTCCGGGCCAGGATCAAACTATAAAGCAAGGGGTTGACCACTTTTGGTCAGTGGAGCATTACAGAGTTTGGCAGGCCATGACCCACGGTCCATCAGTAGTGAGAAAGCAGAGCGTCCGCTGACAGAGAAAAATAGAGTGAGAATAGAAAAGAcagggaaagagagaaatagACAGGGTGAGGGCCAAGAGGAGGGAGCTGTCCTGGCAGCGTTGCTCATGTTCTGGGTCACTGGATGATTTTGGTTAGATAGTAGTCTGGGATGCACAGTGCTGGGTGGGTAAAGCACAACCTGAACGCATTCTGGGTCACTTGCTCATCAAACGGTGGCACACCACACCTACAGCGCAGCGCGCCatctgacacacaaacagaactaGCAGTGCTAGTGTCCGCACTGTACTTTGCCATCAATAATCACACAAAGGACCACAAGCCTCCATTTGCAGCTGGCGTAACTGGACAACAGATCAATGAACTGTTGTTTGGAGCCGCACATTTGCCGCATGGCCTATATTTGTATAATAACCTCCTTTTGCATGCCTTTTTGAATACAAGCCTGCATTATCTCATGGTTTAACCTGCTCGGCGAATGCAGTGAGGATGCAACAGTGTAGCAGACCTCTGATCTGATATCACCCTCCACATGGTCACTGCTAGGGAATCCCTGtggaaaagaaaggaaatagCCTTTCTGTCTCAAGAAAGGAAAATCCCCCCCTATACTCCTGTGGCTGCTACCTCACTGTTACATGTGCTTCATTGAAGCCCATTCGTATTCAACCGCAGTGAAGTCAAGgagaaagtctgtgtgtgtatgtgtgtgtgtataatataGGAGTTGGCTCTATACTCCTGTGCCGGTGGGAATAACGTACTGCGCTACAGGCAGTGTGACCTTTTCTAGTTGGCAtgctttctctcctccctctctttctctctctctttcacacgcTTACTCCCCAGCTCAGacgcaaatacacacacacatacatacacacctAGCACCACTGTCACAGCTAGCTTTACCATCCATCAATTACCCACACTGCTTCCTAGTTTAATGGACATGAGGCTTGTACAAATCATGGGAGATAGAAAGGGTGATGGGACAGTAGGATGCGTTTGTTTCGCCTCTTCTCCTGCGGCAGGAAGGTAAAGCATGTCTTGTTTTCTCCTGTTCGCCTTCCTCGACATGACCTTTATGGCTGTGTGCTTCCTGAAGCGACAGTTTGTGCTCAAATTGAGGGTTAAGGCCTGCCTGTTTAGAGTGCTCTAACTACCTGCAAAGGCAGAGATGATGAAAGGGGGGATGGAGAGCGCATATGAAGATAaaaggtggagacagagagctgaaaactttgtttttgatTGTAAATCACAGACACACGCTTCCTGTCATGGTGTGAGTCAaagtgtctgtccatctgtctgatCTATGGCACTAATAAAGCTATCTAATCAAATTCTTACAATCTAAACTTTTAGTGAAGAGATAGATCATTATGGATGTGTCATAAATCGCTCTTAATGTCCTGACAACTTGTAGGGGATTGTACATAAAAAGAAAGGCCAGCCAGAGATGAAGTAGAGTGACACAGTGACGGACGAAGAGTGAGCAGTGGGAAGGAAAGACAGCGAGGAAGGGTGAGGGTGGAGCGGGTGGTGAGAGGGGGGGAGTTAATGCACAAAACACACTGCATCAAACCAAAGCACTGCTCCGAGCAGGATGCGTCAGCAGTCCATTCATGTTCCTCTATTCCCCACTAAAGGACAAAACGTAAAGAGTGAGAGAGCAAGTGGAGGTGAAGTGAAAGAAAATCAAAGATAAagagggaggggaaaaaagagagcgGGCATCatgagaaggagaggaagcCAGAGAGTGACAGAAACGGTGTCCCATCTGCCCGCTGTTGCCACCACAGCAATGCTGGGGAGCTTTGCCAGACCCGTTGGAATGGCTGGATTATTGCTGGGGAGGAGGGGGTTAAAATCTGGTTGCTGTGGGGATGCCACTGTCCATCTCTGCCTTTTGCTTGGACAGTCCGTCTATTCCCCTAAGCCACACAAAGCCCCAGAAAGCCACAGAACAAGAGATTGTGAGCATTAAAAAGGGAGCGGAGGACAGCAGGAGCAAACTGGTTTTTGAAGAGGTAGATCTCTAAAAAGGTCTGAGTGCTTTGAGCTCACCCAACTACCTTAGGACActgcagagagcaggagggaggcagggagagggagaggaaaagagTGAGCatgagagagtgaaagagagagtgaaagagagagagagagagtgaaagagagagagagagagagagagagagagagagagagagagagagatccaaGCCGGCGCACGCTCTCTCTTTTGCTGCTACAACGGATCCTTTCCACATCGACGCTACTGTTAACGTCACGCCTGTAAGCCGCGCGCTCACCCAGCGCTCGCCTTCCCTGTCTTGCTCCTCTCCCTAGTCGGACGCTGCATTAGCGAGGGGGTGCTGATCACCgcgaggagaggagggggagaaaaaagaactggaaaacaagaagaaaaaagaaacaagccggagagaggaaggagaaacTGCGCACCACCCCTCCTCCCTCTAACCCACCTCGATCAACCCAGCTACAACACCCCCACTCCTCCCAGCACCCCCTTCCATCCCCCACCCCCACTCCCCCTCTGAAGAAATTGACGGATTATTGGGAAGTGCAAGGGAGGcaggctgcagctgctgctgtgtgtgctcACTACTGCTGCTGTGTGCTTCGCGGGGatggtgtgtgtgcgtttgcaatcgctgctgctgctgtcgccACCACGGCTGCCGAGGCTGGAGCGTGTGGCTAGTTAAGAAGGGGAAGAAGCTAATGAAGGCAGTGCGTGTCGCCTAGTCTTTTCAACCCCCGCCGAGCActcctggaggaagaagagaaaaaaaaaaaagaaaaaagaaagaaaaatcaagTGGACACGACGCCACATTGAGAGGGGGAGCAAGGGGAAGAGAGCGAGAAAGGGCTGTCAGACTGACCAACCGACCAACTGATTGACCACTAAAAAGTGAACAGAGGAATACAGAGAGGAgggggtctttttttttttttatcccccGGCTTGTGAACCTCCCCTACTAACCATCGCAAACAAAAGGCAAAAGAACATTGGAGAGGACTGTGGAATTTTCATTCAACCTTCTTCAATCCCACTCCCACCTACCTCCCTCTTTTCGTCCTTTCTGCCTTGGCTTTTTGTTGCGCAAAAAAattgtgcgtgtgtttgtgtggtcgCCTGTGCTATGGAGACCTGGGTAAGGTGTCTAGCAGGGGGATCAACTGTCGGATTCCAAGGACAAGCAAGAGAAGAGGAGCCGACAGCGAGAAGCGAGCAAGGGAGCACTGCTGCTTTGGGAGCCTGACTGGATTCCTATctgcaatcttttttttttcttttttgtttttttctaatcaacaaggaaagggagggaaaaaaacactcacaaaaGGGCCTTTCGAACCTTTCTCTTTGGATGTGTGGATTTACAAAAGGGCTCATCTTGGTTAAGCTCTTTGGCATTGATACCTGTTTTGACAGAGCAAATATAAAAAGGCTTTCTTTGCTGCTCTTGGGATATACATACATCTGATGTGAATACCACAGCTCTTTCTATTGCAAACAGGAGGGAAACTATATATCTCAGTTCAAGGGACCTGTAATAATAACTTGAGGTAGGTGTCTAGTGTTTCAACCCCTCTTTGCATCAATTTGTAACCCTCCCTTCTGTCTTGTAATACGGTTTTTGGTTGCTTAATTTATCATCATGTCCTTCTCATACACACGTTTCAGAAAAGCCAGCCCTCTCTACCCTCCCTTCTGCTTCTGCCCCTGAACACAGTTCATGGGAATAAAAGCATTGGTTAATTGAGGATAGGTCAAGCCCTCTTGCCCCCTTAGCAAACACCCAAAACCCACGTTCTCCCCTTGTCCTCTTCAGTTCCCTTGACTTATTTGCTCTGGTCCCCTTAACACTACTACCAGCCAACCAGCTACTTCCCCTGATCCCCAAAGCCCCCAAACACCACCCCCAAACACCCCCATCCTCCCCCCCAGATGATGCTGAATTATGAACGTGCCACATCATGAGTCTCCTGGGGCGGGTAGCTGTGCATCGTGCCAGGAAAGCCGCCCTGCTCTGTGTAGTCTTCCTGATGGCGCGAGCGTGGAGCAGCGCCTCCCTGGCCTTGGCGGGGGCGGCGGTGTCTCAGGGACCCCAGGGCTGTCCACCGCAGTGTTCCTGCAGTAATCAGCAGGGGAAGGTGGTGTGCACCCGACGTGGCCTCACCCGCGTGCCCCCTGGCATTCCTGCCAACACGCGACACCTCAATCTAATGGAAAACGCCATCGAGGCGGTGCAGGCTGACTCCTTCCGCCACCTGCACCACCTTGAGGTGCTCCAGCTCGGGCGCAATGCCATACGGCAGATTGAGGTGGGCGCGTTTAATGGACTCACCAGCCTCAACACACTGGAGCTGTTTGACAACCGGTTGACAGTGGTGCCCAGTGGGGCCTTTGAGTACCTGTCTAAACTAAGAGAACTGTGGCTGAGGAACAACCCCATCGAAAGTATCCCTTCCTACGCCTTCAACCGGGTGCCCTCCCTCATGCGACTGGACCTGGGGGAGTTACGGAAACTGGAGTACATCTCAGAAGGAGCTTTTGAGGGCCTACAAAACCTCAAGTACCTCAACCTGGGCATGTGCAACATAAGGGGTGATTTGCCAAACCTGAGTCCCCTCAAGggcctggaggagctggagatcTCTGAAAATCACTTCCCAGAGATAAAGCCAGGCTCCTTCAAAGGCATGCGCTCGCTGAAAAAGCTATGGGTGATGAACTCACAAATCACGGTGATAGAGCGCAATGCTTTCGACGACCTATCTTCATTGGTGGAGCTTAACCTGGCCCATAATAATCTGAGCGCTGTGCCACATGATCTGTTCTCCCCGCTCAGGTACCTGGTGGAACTCCATCTCCACCATAACCCTTGGAACTGTGGCTGTGAGGCTGTATGGTTAGCACGCTGGCTAAGGGAGTACATCCCTACAAACTCTACTTGCTGTGGGCGCTGTCACTCACCTGCCAGCATGAGGGGCCGGCAGCTGGTGGAGGTGGACCGAGGTGAGGGCGCTGCAGTCCAGTGTTCTGCACCATTCATTGCTGATGCACCAAGGGACTTGAACATCTCAGCAGGTCGAGTAGCTGACCTTCGTTGCCGCACAGCCCTAATGTCTTCAGTGCGCTGGCTCCTACCCAATGGGACTATCCTGACACATGCCTCTAATCACCCGAGAATATCAGTCCTCAATGACGGTACCCTTAATTTCTCAAATGTACTGGCAGTAGACACAGGCACTTATACCTGCATGGTGTCCAATGCAGCTGGGAACTCAAATGCCTCGGCCTACCTCAATGTGAGTGCAGCTGAGCTTAATACATCCAACCTGAGTTACTTCACCACAGTGACTGTGGAGGTTTTGGGGCCGACCACTGAGATGCCCAAACCTAAAACAACCAcgaccacagctgctgctgcaggggcTGGAGTAGCTGGAGGCGGAGGAGTAGGGCTGGGGACAACAACTACAACTGCCTCTCCTTCAGTCTTTCAGCCAGTCTTCATCTCCACGCCAACTGTGCTGCTGCAAAGCACCGACAGCCCATCGGGTGCAGCAAAGACATCAGTGGTGCCAGGACTCCAAGGTGCCACTGGCAAGCCAGGCAAGTCTGGCCCTAGCTTGGATGAAGTGATGAAGACCACTAAGATCATCATAGGCTGCTTTGTAGCGGTGACACTGCTGGCTGCTGTCATGCTCATCGCCTTCTACAAACTGAGAAAGCGCCACCAGCAAAGGAGCACAGTGGCAGCTGCACGCACTGTGGAGATTATCCAGGTGGATGAGGAGGACCTTCCTCCACCAGCATCTGCAGCTCAAGAGACGGCTCTCACGTTGCCTGAAATCCGGGACCATAACAGTATACACAAACTGGACTTTATCAGCCACAAGACTGACTATAGCTTTCACAAACCCAAGGCCGAGTACAAACCCCAGCCTGATTTCACCCTTCACAAGCCGAAGGCTGAGTATACCACATACAAGCCAAATATGGACTTCAGTAGCCACAAATTCATCCCAGATTACAGTACTCACAAGTCTACACCAGATTTTAGCCTTCATAGACCAAAGCCTGACTACAGCCCATTTAGACAGGACTACAGTACTCACAAACCTAAAGCAGAATACAGCCCATTCAAACCAGACTTTGGCACTCACCCAAAAACTAAATCAGACTACAGCCCGTTCAAACCAGATTACGGCACTCATCCTAGGCAGAA
This genomic window contains:
- the lrrc4.1 gene encoding leucine-rich repeat-containing protein 4; this encodes MSLLGRVAVHRARKAALLCVVFLMARAWSSASLALAGAAVSQGPQGCPPQCSCSNQQGKVVCTRRGLTRVPPGIPANTRHLNLMENAIEAVQADSFRHLHHLEVLQLGRNAIRQIEVGAFNGLTSLNTLELFDNRLTVVPSGAFEYLSKLRELWLRNNPIESIPSYAFNRVPSLMRLDLGELRKLEYISEGAFEGLQNLKYLNLGMCNIRGDLPNLSPLKGLEELEISENHFPEIKPGSFKGMRSLKKLWVMNSQITVIERNAFDDLSSLVELNLAHNNLSAVPHDLFSPLRYLVELHLHHNPWNCGCEAVWLARWLREYIPTNSTCCGRCHSPASMRGRQLVEVDRGEGAAVQCSAPFIADAPRDLNISAGRVADLRCRTALMSSVRWLLPNGTILTHASNHPRISVLNDGTLNFSNVLAVDTGTYTCMVSNAAGNSNASAYLNVSAAELNTSNLSYFTTVTVEVLGPTTEMPKPKTTTTTAAAAGAGVAGGGGVGLGTTTTTASPSVFQPVFISTPTVLLQSTDSPSGAAKTSVVPGLQGATGKPGKSGPSLDEVMKTTKIIIGCFVAVTLLAAVMLIAFYKLRKRHQQRSTVAAARTVEIIQVDEEDLPPPASAAQETALTLPEIRDHNSIHKLDFISHKTDYSFHKPKAEYKPQPDFTLHKPKAEYTTYKPNMDFSSHKFIPDYSTHKSTPDFSLHRPKPDYSPFRQDYSTHKPKAEYSPFKPDFGTHPKTKSDYSPFKPDYGTHPRQKTDLSPFKRDYSTQPKSKHDYSPLRSDYNTQHKPKAEYSPFKPDFGTHPRPKPDYSPYKPDYSTQPKPKTDYNAQRSKTDSTYKPKDPYSSHKTGTDYSAFKTDFSPHKADYSAFKSDFSPHTQRPKLDYSPHKVDYSPHKVDYSTLKPKYNTYKPTGHGAKWTENNVGNSLPRTLPSTITAMAEPFVIKTHTKEKVQETQI